A window of the Zeugodacus cucurbitae isolate PBARC_wt_2022May chromosome 4, idZeuCucr1.2, whole genome shotgun sequence genome harbors these coding sequences:
- the LOC114804088 gene encoding homeobox protein 2 → MIDTKILQFLALIAFMVACSAAHYPYGQQYYNNHYGGYNHQNGNSNNYNSVNNNNYNHNNNNVNNNYNHNNNINNINDNNHNINNNNHNNNNNNNNRRNAHNNNALLAINLPKIYLGDFEYVPTRDGYRFSYQLADGTRRTEVGIIPNAANSGIYMADERATAERTALRMRARANSKNRKLSPKSLQSLAG, encoded by the exons ATGATTGATACAAAAATT TTGCAGTTCTTGGCGTTGATCGCATTCATGGTGGCATGTAGTGCGGCGCATTATCCCTATGGTCAGCAATATTACAACAATCACTATGGTGGTTATAACCATCAAAATGGCAATTCCAATAATTACAACAGCgttaacaacaataattataaccataacaacaacaatgtgaacaacaattacaatcacaacaacaacataaacaacattaatgacaacaatcacaacataaacaacaacaaccataataataataacaacaacaacaacagacgcaatgcacacaacaacaacgcgctgTTGGCAATAAATCTGCCAAAAATCTACTTGGGCGATTTCGAGTATGTGCCCACGCGTGACGGTTATCGCTTCTC TTACCAACTGGCCGATGGTACACGTCGCACTGAGGTCGGCATCATACCCAATGCCGCCAATTCGGGCATCTATATGGCGGACGAGCGTGCAACAGCCGAGCGTACGGCACTGCGCATGCGTGCCAGAGCCAATTCGAAGAATCGTAAATTATCACCGAAATCGCTGCAATCGCTGGCGGGCTAA